From Gordonia crocea, the proteins below share one genomic window:
- the nusB gene encoding transcription antitermination factor NusB, whose protein sequence is MKHSGTRHKARNRAVDLLFEAEAKGVSPLELIDERRKIFVDDDSVGTIHDYTATAVAGVASDQAQVDAVIASHLDKWQLDRLPAVDRAILRLATWELFNVADVDPVVIVDEAVQLAKELSTDNSPAFVNGVLAKIAELAPQVRAAAAAVLPEPTDEA, encoded by the coding sequence GTGAAGCATTCCGGTACCCGGCACAAAGCCCGCAATCGTGCCGTCGACCTCCTGTTCGAGGCCGAGGCGAAGGGCGTGTCGCCCCTCGAGTTGATCGACGAGCGGCGCAAGATTTTCGTCGACGACGACAGTGTCGGCACGATCCACGACTACACCGCCACCGCCGTGGCCGGGGTCGCCTCCGACCAGGCCCAGGTCGACGCGGTCATCGCGTCGCATCTGGACAAGTGGCAGCTCGACCGGCTGCCCGCCGTCGATCGTGCGATCCTGCGGCTGGCCACCTGGGAGTTGTTCAACGTCGCCGACGTGGACCCGGTCGTGATCGTCGACGAGGCGGTCCAGCTCGCCAAGGAGTTGTCCACCGACAACTCGCCGGCTTTCGTCAACGGCGTGCTGGCCAAGATCGCCGAGCTCGCGCCGCAGGTGCGCGCCGCCGCCGCGGCAGTGCTGCCGGAGCCGACCGACGAGGCGTGA
- a CDS encoding aspartate carbamoyltransferase catalytic subunit — MRHLLSTADLSRDDALGILDDAEGFAQALLGREIRKLPTLRGRTVMTVFYENSTRTRVSFEVAGKWMSADVINVSASSSSVGKGESLRDTAKTLHAAGADALIVRHPSSGAAQQIAQWTAETDDAGLVTGPAVINAGDGTHEHPTQALLDALTLRQRLGDIEGRRVVIVGDIVHSRVARSNAHLLSTLGAEVVLVAPPTLLPVGVDTWPVTVAHDLDAQLPSADAVMMLRVQAERMNGGFFPSTREYSVRYGLNDDRLRLLGDDGVVLHPGPMLRGMEIGYSVADAPQATVLEQVRNGVHVRMAVLLRLLVGTDSDQQRGDDKVEAAQ; from the coding sequence ATGCGCCACCTGTTGTCCACCGCCGACCTGAGCCGCGACGACGCGCTCGGGATCCTCGACGACGCCGAGGGGTTCGCCCAGGCGCTGCTCGGCCGGGAGATCCGCAAGCTGCCCACGCTGCGCGGGCGCACCGTGATGACGGTGTTCTACGAGAACTCCACCCGCACCCGCGTCTCGTTCGAGGTCGCCGGCAAGTGGATGAGCGCCGACGTCATCAATGTGAGCGCCAGCAGTTCGTCGGTCGGCAAGGGAGAGTCGCTGCGCGACACCGCGAAGACCCTGCATGCGGCCGGGGCCGACGCCCTGATCGTGCGCCACCCCAGCTCCGGTGCCGCCCAGCAGATCGCGCAGTGGACCGCCGAGACCGACGACGCGGGCCTGGTGACGGGCCCGGCGGTGATCAACGCCGGCGACGGCACCCACGAACACCCCACCCAGGCGTTGCTCGACGCCCTCACTCTGCGCCAGCGCCTCGGTGACATCGAAGGCCGCCGGGTGGTGATCGTCGGCGACATCGTGCACTCGCGGGTGGCCCGCTCCAACGCGCACCTGCTGTCGACCCTGGGTGCGGAGGTGGTGCTGGTCGCACCGCCCACGCTGCTGCCCGTCGGCGTCGACACCTGGCCGGTCACGGTCGCCCACGACCTCGACGCGCAACTGCCGTCGGCCGACGCGGTGATGATGCTGCGCGTGCAGGCCGAGCGGATGAACGGCGGATTCTTCCCGAGCACCCGGGAGTACTCGGTGCGCTACGGGCTGAACGACGACCGCCTGCGGCTCCTCGGCGACGACGGGGTGGTCCTGCACCCGGGCCCGATGTTGCGCGGCATGGAGATTGGCTACTCGGTGGCCGACGCACCGCAGGCAACCGTGCTCGAGCAGGTGCGCAACGGCGTGCACGTCCGGATGGCGGTGCTGCTGCGGCTGCTCGTCGGGACCGATTCGGATCAACAACGAGGAGACGACAAGGTGGAGGCGGCCCAGTGA
- the aroB gene encoding 3-dehydroquinate synthase — translation MTEPIRIGVNAASPYQVTIGRGLLDDVAAAAQGADSVAILYQPPLQATAEQIREFLAAKGFDAHRVEIPDAEAGKDLQVAAFCWDVCGRIGLKRNDKIISLGGGAATDLAGFVAATWMRGIGVIHIPTTLLAMVDAAVGGKTGINTDAGKNLVGSFHEPDAVLIDTATLETVPRNEVIAGMAEVIKTGFIADPTILDLIEADPVAALDTAGDVLPELIRRSVQVKADVVSADLKESSLREILNYGHTLGHAIERRERYRWRHGAAVSVGLVFAAELARLAGRLDDATADRHRSILELIGLPTTYDADALGDLMKGMAGDKKNRSGVLRFVVLDGLAKPGRLEGPDPTLIAAAYSAVAAD, via the coding sequence ATGACCGAACCCATTCGGATCGGCGTCAACGCCGCGTCGCCCTACCAGGTCACCATCGGCCGCGGCCTGCTCGACGACGTCGCGGCGGCCGCGCAGGGGGCGGACTCGGTGGCCATCCTGTACCAACCGCCGCTCCAGGCCACGGCCGAGCAGATCCGGGAGTTCCTGGCGGCCAAGGGGTTCGACGCGCACCGGGTGGAAATCCCCGATGCGGAGGCCGGCAAGGACCTGCAGGTCGCGGCCTTCTGCTGGGATGTGTGCGGCCGGATCGGCCTCAAGCGCAACGACAAGATCATCAGCCTGGGCGGCGGCGCGGCCACCGACCTGGCCGGTTTCGTCGCGGCCACCTGGATGCGTGGCATCGGGGTCATCCACATTCCCACCACCCTGTTGGCGATGGTCGACGCCGCGGTCGGCGGCAAGACCGGGATCAACACCGACGCCGGGAAGAACCTGGTGGGCTCGTTCCACGAGCCCGACGCGGTCCTCATCGACACCGCGACCCTGGAGACCGTCCCGCGCAACGAGGTGATCGCGGGAATGGCCGAGGTGATCAAGACCGGCTTCATCGCGGACCCGACGATCCTCGACCTGATCGAGGCGGATCCGGTGGCGGCCCTCGACACCGCCGGCGACGTGCTCCCGGAGCTGATCCGGCGGTCGGTCCAGGTGAAGGCCGACGTCGTGTCGGCCGACCTGAAAGAGTCCTCGCTGCGCGAAATCCTGAACTATGGGCACACCCTCGGACACGCCATCGAGCGTCGGGAGCGCTACCGCTGGCGCCACGGCGCGGCGGTGTCGGTCGGGTTGGTCTTCGCCGCCGAACTGGCGCGGCTGGCCGGGCGTCTCGATGATGCGACGGCCGACCGGCATCGGTCCATCCTGGAGCTGATCGGCCTGCCGACCACCTACGACGCCGATGCGCTCGGCGACCTCATGAAGGGGATGGCCGGGGACAAGAAGAACCGGTCGGGTGTCCTGCGGTTCGTGGTCCTCGACGGATTGGCCAAGCCCGGCCGATTGGAAGGACCCGATCCGACGCTGATCGCCGCCGCCTACTCGGCGGTGGCGGCCGACTGA
- a CDS encoding PH-like domain-containing protein produces MSTGTLVVNIVFLAGVAAFLVFIGWLLWLVITGSSRRGREQAEVFGEFPAAPAEFGELVVGPTPGLYVGTTPTQGWIQRIHIDDLGDRAAASATGYTHGVAIERHGASTVWIPHDALISVHTTARAAGKVVHSGGLLAFDWRLPSGVEITSALRADDKDDYPHWLAAYPGTTETTDPEAAE; encoded by the coding sequence GTGAGTACCGGAACCCTCGTCGTCAACATCGTCTTCCTCGCCGGTGTCGCGGCCTTCCTCGTCTTCATCGGCTGGCTGCTCTGGCTGGTGATCACCGGCTCGTCGCGACGCGGTCGCGAACAGGCCGAGGTATTCGGCGAGTTCCCGGCGGCGCCGGCCGAATTCGGCGAACTCGTCGTGGGCCCCACGCCGGGCCTGTACGTCGGGACCACACCGACCCAGGGCTGGATCCAGCGGATCCACATCGACGACCTCGGCGACCGGGCCGCCGCGTCGGCCACCGGCTACACCCACGGCGTGGCGATCGAACGCCACGGGGCCTCGACCGTCTGGATCCCGCACGACGCCCTGATCAGCGTCCACACCACCGCCCGCGCGGCCGGAAAGGTCGTGCATTCGGGCGGCCTGCTGGCGTTCGACTGGCGACTGCCGTCGGGGGTGGAGATCACCAGCGCCCTGCGCGCCGACGACAAGGACGACTACCCCCACTGGCTTGCCGCCTACCCCGGCACCACCGAGACCACCGACCCAGAAGCAGCGGAGTGA
- the aroC gene encoding chorismate synthase, which produces MEELGTVLRWITSGESHGRALVALVEGMVAGVEVTTADIAEQLARRRLGYGRGARMKFEADEVTVLAGLRHGLTLGSPIAIEIGNTEWPKWDQVMASDPVDDEQLAESARNAPLTRPRPGHADYAGMLKYGFDDARPILERASARETAARVAAGTVARQFLRQVAGIEVVSHVISIGASDPYDGPAPDADDLAAIDESPVRAFGEAAEASMIAEIEAAKKDGDTLGGVVEVVATGVPIGLGSHISGETRLDARLAGALMGIQAIKGVEVGDGFATARRRGSRAHDEMVPGPDGVTRSTNRAGGLEGGMTNGQSLRVRAAMKPISTVPRALATVDMATGETASAIHQRSDVCAVPAAGVVAEAMVALVVAQALLEKFGGDSITETAANLQAYQSRIAARPPRP; this is translated from the coding sequence ATGGAAGAATTGGGAACCGTGTTGCGCTGGATCACCTCAGGAGAATCGCACGGGCGCGCCTTGGTGGCGCTCGTGGAGGGAATGGTCGCCGGAGTGGAGGTGACCACCGCCGATATCGCCGAGCAATTGGCCCGGCGCCGCCTCGGCTATGGGCGCGGGGCCCGGATGAAATTCGAGGCCGACGAGGTGACGGTGTTGGCCGGGCTGCGCCACGGCCTGACCCTGGGCAGCCCGATCGCCATCGAGATCGGCAATACCGAGTGGCCCAAGTGGGACCAGGTCATGGCGTCGGACCCGGTCGACGACGAGCAACTGGCCGAAAGCGCGCGCAACGCGCCGCTCACCCGGCCCCGGCCCGGCCACGCCGATTACGCCGGCATGCTCAAGTACGGGTTCGACGACGCGCGCCCGATCCTGGAGCGGGCCAGTGCGCGCGAGACCGCGGCGCGGGTCGCCGCGGGTACCGTCGCGCGGCAGTTCCTGCGGCAGGTCGCCGGGATCGAGGTCGTGTCGCACGTCATCTCGATCGGTGCCAGCGACCCCTACGACGGACCGGCCCCCGACGCCGACGACCTCGCCGCGATCGACGAGAGCCCGGTCCGGGCCTTCGGCGAGGCGGCCGAGGCGTCGATGATCGCCGAGATCGAGGCGGCCAAGAAGGACGGCGACACGTTGGGTGGCGTCGTCGAGGTCGTCGCCACCGGCGTCCCGATCGGCCTCGGCTCCCACATCAGCGGGGAGACGCGGCTCGACGCCCGCCTGGCCGGCGCACTCATGGGCATCCAGGCCATCAAGGGCGTCGAGGTGGGCGACGGATTCGCCACCGCCCGCCGTCGCGGGAGCCGGGCACACGACGAGATGGTGCCCGGACCAGACGGCGTCACGCGCTCGACCAACCGGGCCGGCGGCCTCGAGGGCGGCATGACCAACGGTCAGTCGTTGCGCGTGCGCGCGGCGATGAAGCCGATCTCGACGGTCCCGCGGGCGCTGGCCACCGTCGACATGGCGACGGGGGAGACCGCCAGCGCCATCCACCAACGATCCGACGTGTGCGCGGTACCGGCAGCGGGAGTGGTCGCCGAGGCGATGGTGGCCCTCGTGGTCGCGCAGGCGCTGTTGGAGAAGTTCGGCGGCGACTCGATCACCGAGACCGCGGCGAACCTGCAGGCGTACCAGTCGCGGATCGCGGCACGCCCGCCGCGACCGTGA
- a CDS encoding aminopeptidase P family protein gives MSREASSTSPHRARRDRLRDALSDVDAVLVTDLVNVRYLSGFTGSNGAVLVWAEPGEQRRDAISTDGRYTVQVGEQAGDLPLVPGRAVASVLLQEAAGAGARRVAIEADSVTVAADAALREAVPDVDLVASTGLVERLREVKDPGEVDAIAAACAVGDAALAQLIAAGAIAPGRTEREVARDLEWAMYAHGAAAIAFETIVAAGANSAVPHHRPTDALLAEGDFVKIDFGAVVDGYHSDMTRTFVLSHEQPWQREIYELVARAAQAGREAARAGVRAADVDAAARAVIADAGHGEDFVHGLGHGLGLQIHEAPSVGATAAGTLLDGAVVTVEPGVYLPGRGGVRIEDTVVVSDGPCRILTAADRTFTVLD, from the coding sequence ATGAGCCGCGAAGCATCGTCGACCAGCCCCCACCGCGCCCGCCGCGACCGCCTGCGCGACGCCCTGTCCGACGTCGATGCGGTCCTGGTCACCGACCTGGTCAACGTCCGTTACCTCTCCGGGTTCACCGGGTCGAACGGCGCGGTGCTGGTCTGGGCCGAACCGGGGGAGCAGCGCCGCGATGCGATCAGCACCGACGGGCGCTACACGGTCCAGGTCGGCGAGCAGGCCGGCGACCTGCCGCTGGTCCCGGGGCGCGCGGTCGCGTCGGTGCTCCTGCAGGAGGCGGCCGGTGCCGGAGCGCGGCGGGTCGCCATCGAGGCCGACTCGGTGACGGTGGCCGCCGACGCAGCCCTGCGCGAGGCGGTGCCCGACGTCGACCTCGTCGCCTCGACGGGGTTGGTCGAGCGGTTGCGCGAGGTCAAAGACCCGGGCGAGGTGGACGCCATCGCGGCCGCCTGCGCCGTCGGCGACGCGGCGCTGGCCCAGCTCATCGCCGCCGGCGCCATCGCCCCGGGCCGGACCGAACGGGAGGTGGCCCGGGATTTGGAGTGGGCCATGTATGCCCACGGTGCGGCTGCGATTGCGTTCGAGACGATCGTCGCCGCCGGGGCGAACTCGGCGGTGCCCCACCACCGGCCGACCGACGCGCTCCTGGCCGAGGGTGATTTCGTGAAGATCGACTTCGGTGCCGTCGTCGACGGCTACCACTCGGACATGACGCGCACCTTCGTCCTGTCACACGAACAACCGTGGCAGCGCGAGATTTACGAGTTGGTGGCCCGGGCTGCGCAGGCCGGGCGGGAAGCCGCTCGTGCCGGGGTCCGAGCGGCTGACGTCGATGCTGCGGCCCGCGCGGTGATCGCCGATGCCGGACACGGCGAGGACTTCGTCCACGGCCTCGGCCACGGCCTCGGTTTGCAGATCCACGAAGCCCCGTCGGTGGGTGCGACGGCGGCGGGTACACTGCTTGACGGCGCAGTGGTGACGGTGGAACCAGGGGTCTACCTGCCCGGACGCGGAGGTGTCCGCATCGAGGACACGGTTGTCGTGTCTGACGGGCCCTGCCGGATCCTCACTGCTGCCGACCGGACTTTCACCGTCCTGGACTGA
- the efp gene encoding elongation factor P produces the protein MATTADFKNGLVLRMDDQLWQILEFQHVKPGKGPAFVRTKIKNVLSGKIVDKTFNAGVKVETATVDRRDMTFLYNDGTDYVFMDTQDFEQFAISPETVGDGAQFLLENMTVQVSLNEGAPLFIELPVTVEMVVTHTDPGLQGDRSTGGTKPATMESGAEIQVPLFINTGDKLKVDSRDGSYLGRVNS, from the coding sequence ATGGCGACGACTGCGGATTTCAAGAACGGCCTCGTGCTGAGGATGGACGACCAGCTCTGGCAGATCTTGGAGTTCCAGCACGTCAAGCCCGGTAAGGGCCCGGCCTTTGTGCGCACCAAGATCAAGAACGTGCTGTCGGGCAAGATCGTCGACAAGACCTTCAACGCCGGCGTGAAGGTGGAGACCGCCACGGTCGACCGCCGCGACATGACCTTCCTCTACAACGACGGCACCGACTACGTCTTCATGGACACCCAGGACTTCGAGCAGTTCGCGATCTCGCCGGAGACCGTCGGCGACGGTGCCCAGTTCCTGCTGGAGAACATGACCGTGCAGGTCTCGCTCAACGAGGGTGCGCCGCTGTTCATCGAACTGCCGGTCACCGTCGAGATGGTGGTCACCCACACCGACCCGGGTCTGCAGGGCGACCGCTCGACCGGCGGCACCAAGCCCGCCACCATGGAGAGCGGCGCAGAGATCCAGGTTCCGCTGTTCATCAACACCGGCGACAAGCTGAAGGTCGACTCGCGCGACGGCAGCTACCTCGGCCGCGTCAACTCCTGA
- a CDS encoding YncE family protein produces MTSRGIGQFRRGTATLAIGILPALTLVSPSTHAAPTAAVPYRVATVSAGVAEGAELAVDPGRRAVFIADGDDYNQKEDTTGAVLPYPHPLKPKVAVVGTDTRRVAHTIDYNGVPHRTTPMGPLTLPMPHVPVGLAVDPVRGRVLTSSARAGTAVIVPMGARRAGPADVVRTSIPLEHVMGIAADPKSGHAFIANSNANAVIVVDTATRREIAVVRDVFRPSLMSVDSARGRLYVGNADTKRKTANYVTVIDVATNRIIKKIPTAFNSRPTVDPATGRVYAASFATGEIAVIDPDSLTIVKRIATKTTPVNVAIDANRRLAYTANLFQRTISVLDLDSDRIIATVRTRDRPHTVAVDARSGRVFATGFQSPDLTVLSVTRPQRLGR; encoded by the coding sequence GTGACTTCACGGGGAATCGGACAATTCCGTCGCGGTACGGCGACACTGGCCATCGGCATCCTTCCGGCGTTGACGCTGGTCTCGCCGTCGACGCACGCGGCGCCCACCGCCGCGGTGCCCTACCGGGTGGCCACGGTGTCGGCTGGCGTCGCCGAGGGTGCCGAGCTGGCGGTGGACCCCGGTCGCCGGGCGGTCTTCATCGCCGACGGCGATGACTACAACCAGAAGGAAGACACCACCGGAGCGGTCCTCCCTTACCCGCACCCGCTCAAGCCGAAGGTGGCCGTCGTCGGCACCGATACGCGCCGCGTCGCGCACACCATCGACTACAACGGCGTGCCGCACCGGACCACACCGATGGGCCCGCTCACGCTGCCCATGCCGCACGTACCGGTCGGGCTGGCCGTCGACCCGGTCCGCGGCCGGGTGTTGACCTCGAGTGCGCGGGCGGGCACCGCCGTCATCGTGCCGATGGGTGCGCGCCGGGCCGGACCCGCCGACGTCGTGCGCACCAGCATCCCGCTCGAGCATGTGATGGGCATTGCCGCCGACCCGAAGTCCGGGCACGCCTTCATCGCCAACAGCAACGCCAACGCCGTCATCGTCGTGGACACCGCCACCCGGCGCGAGATCGCGGTGGTGCGCGACGTCTTCCGGCCGTCGCTGATGTCGGTCGACTCCGCCCGCGGTCGCCTGTACGTGGGCAACGCCGACACCAAGCGCAAGACCGCGAACTACGTGACGGTCATCGACGTGGCGACCAACCGGATCATCAAGAAGATCCCCACCGCGTTCAACAGTCGGCCCACGGTCGACCCGGCCACCGGCCGGGTGTACGCGGCGAGCTTCGCCACCGGCGAGATCGCGGTCATCGACCCGGATTCGCTGACCATCGTCAAGCGGATCGCGACGAAAACCACCCCGGTCAACGTTGCGATCGACGCCAACCGGCGGTTGGCCTACACCGCCAACCTGTTCCAGCGGACGATCTCGGTCCTCGACCTCGACAGCGATCGCATCATTGCGACGGTCCGCACCCGGGACCGTCCGCACACGGTGGCCGTCGATGCGCGTAGCGGCCGGGTCTTCGCCACCGGATTCCAGAGTCCCGACCTCACGGTGTTGAGCGTCACCCGCCCACAACGCCTCGGGCGGTAA
- a CDS encoding dihydroorotase: MSDPVIGSGAVLVRRVRPYGEDEVDVLVLGETIAEIGAGLTAPEGAEIIDGRGAVLLPGFVDLHTHLREPGREDTETIATGSAAAARGGYTAVFAMANTDPVADNATITDNVYRTGREVGLVDVHPVGAVTVGLKGRQLAEMGMMAAGAAKVKMFSDDGICVDDPLVMRRALEYATGLGVLIAQHAEEPRLTVGAVAHEGPTAARLGLAGWPRAAEESIVARDALLARDAGARIHICHASTAGTVELVKWARAQGISITAEVTPHHLLLTDERLNTYDGVNRVNPPLREESDTAALRAALAEGVIDCVATDHAPHAMQDKCCEFSVARPGMLGLETALPIIVDTMVVPGLLDWRGVARVMSERPAQIVGLPDQGRPIAVGEPATLALVDPDRAWEVVPDDLASRSRNTPYQGMTMPATITATLLRGRITQLDGQVRW, from the coding sequence GTGAGCGACCCAGTGATCGGCAGCGGGGCGGTACTGGTGCGCCGGGTGCGGCCCTACGGCGAGGACGAGGTCGACGTGCTGGTTCTCGGCGAGACGATCGCCGAGATCGGCGCCGGTCTCACCGCACCCGAGGGCGCCGAGATCATCGACGGCCGCGGCGCGGTCCTGCTGCCCGGATTCGTCGACCTGCACACCCATCTGCGCGAGCCCGGCCGCGAGGACACCGAGACCATCGCCACCGGATCGGCCGCGGCCGCCCGCGGCGGCTACACGGCGGTGTTCGCCATGGCCAACACCGACCCGGTCGCCGACAACGCGACGATCACCGACAACGTCTACCGCACCGGCCGCGAGGTCGGGCTGGTGGACGTGCACCCCGTCGGCGCGGTCACGGTGGGCCTGAAGGGCCGCCAGCTGGCCGAGATGGGGATGATGGCCGCCGGCGCGGCCAAGGTCAAGATGTTCAGCGACGACGGCATCTGCGTCGACGACCCGCTGGTGATGCGCCGCGCACTGGAGTACGCGACGGGGCTCGGCGTGCTGATCGCCCAGCATGCGGAGGAGCCGCGGCTGACGGTCGGCGCGGTGGCACACGAGGGGCCCACCGCCGCCCGCCTCGGCCTGGCCGGTTGGCCGCGTGCCGCCGAAGAGTCGATCGTGGCCCGCGACGCCTTGCTGGCGCGCGACGCCGGCGCCCGCATCCACATCTGTCACGCCTCGACCGCCGGCACCGTGGAACTGGTGAAATGGGCTCGGGCCCAAGGTATTTCGATCACCGCCGAGGTCACTCCGCACCACCTGTTGCTCACCGACGAGCGGCTCAACACCTACGACGGGGTGAACCGGGTCAACCCGCCGCTGCGCGAGGAGAGCGACACCGCGGCACTGCGCGCGGCATTGGCGGAGGGCGTCATCGACTGCGTCGCCACCGACCACGCACCGCACGCGATGCAGGACAAGTGTTGCGAGTTCTCCGTCGCCCGCCCCGGGATGCTCGGCCTGGAAACGGCGCTGCCGATCATCGTCGACACCATGGTGGTCCCCGGCCTGCTCGACTGGCGCGGTGTGGCCCGGGTGATGAGCGAGCGGCCGGCGCAGATCGTCGGCCTGCCCGACCAGGGCCGGCCCATCGCGGTGGGCGAGCCGGCCACGCTGGCCCTCGTCGACCCGGACCGGGCGTGGGAGGTCGTCCCCGACGACCTGGCCAGCCGGTCCCGCAACACCCCGTACCAGGGGATGACGATGCCGGCCACGATCACCGCCACGCTGCTGCGCGGCCGGATCACCCAACTCGACGGGCAGGTGCGCTGGTGA
- a CDS encoding B-4DMT family transporter gives MSAWMLRGLVMGALTTVAWVLVGVLMTATPTIGTVWKIVALALIVLAAVVWGGYDGIRDARANPDPDDYADLTMVWLKAGFLAAVIAVVIGWIAGMTLVPGMRPAGLFVVLTAGISFLTLLVYVPAFAGVAIGRWLVRRDERKAADAVAVIDEAQAA, from the coding sequence ATGAGTGCGTGGATGCTGCGCGGCCTGGTGATGGGTGCGCTGACGACGGTGGCATGGGTGTTGGTCGGCGTGTTGATGACCGCGACGCCCACAATCGGCACCGTCTGGAAGATCGTGGCCCTCGCCCTGATCGTGCTTGCCGCGGTCGTCTGGGGTGGATACGACGGCATTCGCGACGCCCGGGCCAACCCCGATCCCGACGACTACGCCGACCTCACCATGGTGTGGCTCAAGGCGGGCTTCCTCGCCGCCGTCATCGCCGTGGTCATCGGCTGGATCGCCGGGATGACGCTGGTCCCGGGCATGCGCCCGGCGGGTCTCTTCGTGGTCCTGACCGCCGGGATCTCGTTCCTGACGCTCCTGGTGTACGTGCCGGCCTTCGCTGGTGTGGCCATCGGCCGGTGGCTGGTCCGCCGCGACGAGCGCAAGGCCGCCGACGCCGTCGCCGTGATCGACGAGGCGCAGGCCGCCTGA
- a CDS encoding shikimate kinase has protein sequence MGAGKSSVGRTVANRLGVGFLDTDVELERDTGRRIPDIFATDGEQAFRALEAATVTRVLDEFDGVVALGGGSVTVPAIRAALAGHHLVYLRVSPAAGFARVAGSDRPLLAGDDPRGTYAALLHERAALYDTLAAATVDADQSVADVVEAVLATLETGPSARKDDPS, from the coding sequence ATGGGCGCCGGCAAGTCGTCGGTGGGCCGGACGGTGGCCAACCGCCTGGGCGTCGGCTTCCTCGACACCGATGTCGAACTCGAACGCGACACCGGCCGGCGCATCCCCGACATCTTCGCCACCGACGGCGAGCAGGCCTTTCGCGCCCTGGAGGCGGCGACCGTGACCCGCGTGCTCGATGAATTCGACGGCGTCGTCGCCCTCGGCGGCGGGTCGGTGACGGTCCCGGCCATCCGTGCCGCACTCGCCGGTCACCACCTGGTGTACCTGCGGGTGTCCCCGGCGGCCGGTTTCGCGCGGGTCGCGGGTTCGGACCGCCCCCTGCTCGCCGGCGACGACCCGCGGGGCACCTACGCCGCGCTGCTGCACGAGCGCGCGGCCCTGTACGACACGCTGGCCGCGGCCACCGTCGACGCCGACCAGTCGGTCGCCGACGTGGTCGAGGCGGTCCTGGCCACCCTCGAGACCGGGCCGAGTGCCCGAAAGGACGATCCCTCATGA
- the pyrR gene encoding bifunctional pyr operon transcriptional regulator/uracil phosphoribosyltransferase PyrR, with translation MTSAARRVLLDSADVNRTIARIAHQIIEKTALDDDGDKHVVLLGIPTRGPVLASRFAAKVAEFSGIEIPTGFLDTTLYRDDLRGQPHRPLERTTVPAGGIDNAHVILVDDVLYSGRTVRAALDALRDLGRPATVQLAVLVDRGHRELPIRADYVGKNLPTARDEDVAVHFTETDGVDEVVLGPRDTTAGGSA, from the coding sequence TTGACCAGCGCTGCCCGCAGAGTCTTGCTCGACAGTGCCGATGTGAATCGGACGATCGCGCGAATCGCGCACCAGATCATCGAGAAGACCGCCCTCGACGACGACGGCGACAAGCACGTCGTCCTGCTGGGTATTCCCACCCGCGGACCGGTCCTGGCCAGCCGTTTCGCCGCGAAGGTCGCCGAATTCTCCGGCATCGAGATCCCGACCGGCTTCCTCGACACCACGCTCTACCGCGATGATCTGCGCGGCCAGCCGCACCGCCCGTTGGAGCGCACCACCGTCCCCGCCGGCGGCATCGACAACGCCCACGTGATCCTCGTCGACGACGTCCTCTACTCGGGCCGTACCGTCCGCGCCGCCCTCGACGCGCTGCGCGATCTCGGCCGGCCGGCCACCGTCCAGCTGGCCGTCCTGGTCGACCGCGGCCACCGCGAGCTGCCGATCCGCGCCGACTACGTCGGGAAGAACCTGCCCACCGCCCGCGACGAAGACGTCGCCGTCCATTTCACCGAGACCGACGGCGTCGACGAGGTGGTCCTCGGCCCACGCGACACGACGGCCGGGGGGAGTGCCTGA